The nucleotide window AACATGGATTTCAATTGTCCACAATTTCCCCTAAAAACTGCTCAAAAAATACTAACTAGATATATATGGAAGTCATAAAAAGGTAACTGTAATTTCcactttatttgcatttatgatAAGCTGAACATAATATATATCCTAAATAAAAACATGATAATTACAGTCTATGAGCAAAATTTTGCAGATGGCTGCCGTTTTAGGTAGTATTAGAAAAAAGGTATCAGAATAAATATAAAGTAAACATACATAATCATATTTGAGGTGTATTAATATGTGAATAAACTACACATAGTCTACAAGCTACAGGAAACTTGATGGATCTAGACACAGGCACAATGAGACACATATGCCCTGACTGCTGCCTTACTAATGAACAATGCAAAGCAAATATCAATGATAACCAGCTGAACAATCCATCCTTGGGAAGGTCTTACCCTCAcatccttctccaggctggtaCAGGACACTGTGACATCAGCCATGGTCATGTTGTACACGGGATACTCAGCTCTCGGGACACACCGCTGCGACTGCATGCAGTACAGAACTACCTGTGGTCCAACAATCCTACACCCAAGCTGCaataaaataacaggaaaaacagaaagaaaataagcagGGGGTACATTGGCATCAGGAAAgctttccttcttcctgaaTTCTGAAGAAGGCAGGGCTCTTGGTCTGCCCTCCACCTTCTCCTCTAGCACCTCCAGGTAGCTGACAGTTTTGGTTTAACTTTTAGTTCTGGATTTTCTGTACAATCCTTGAGATCTTCTGGCCTCAATAAAAGCAACTGATGCTATGGCTATGGCCAAAGAATTCCAGCTAGCGTATCTCTGTCCACTAGACAATTCCTTGCAGATCAAACCAAATCATATTTATCAGGAGATAAATAGAGTCCCAGCTCAGGGACTCCAGCAGAATCAGAACTGACCATACCCGTTTACTTTtccaaatgtttaaaaataatcattatgCTTTGCTTCCTTCATCCTGCATCCTAAATACAGGATGAAGCTCACACCGCTACACTCAGTGCAGGAGAGAACATGCAGGATACAAGTATGGATATATGAGTGCTTCTACAAAGGAAAGAATAGAGCTCAAAGTAAGTTGCTGGGTGACATACCTTTTTGAGATGACTGAAACCCACGCCACTGAAAGGATCACAAATGTAAAGTGatttatcattttcttttatatggAGTACTGTTTCTTCTTCAAGGATCTGGAGATGTTCTTCTGACTGGAATTCTTTTATAGACTGCAGGTAAATGATGCatacaaaaacatttatttaattagaaaataattaataaagaaGCAATCCTGTGCAAACTACACAAGTGCACGTCCTTGAAACAGCTCACAACAAAGCTACTATGCAAACAAACACGTAGTGGCAGAAGAAAGGGCTAAAACACCTCTTCATCACAATATTCTGACTTAAATATTTGGCACAGAAGCCTTCAGGACCTGATGCTGCCATATGGTGCCTTTGGCTCCCACTAACCTCCCAAGGTGTAAAACAATCCAGAGTGTCCTTCCAAACTTTGTGCTTAGATGAGTGACTTCCATCCAGGCCTTCCAGGCTACATGTCCCTTCCCTACATGTGACCAGGTTTTGAAATTGAAGCTATTTCATGAAGTTCTCCAATAAAACTGTTCTTGTTCAACAAGCTTTATTACACACTAGGCACCCCGCTATAGAAGCAGATTTCCAGGTGTAAGTTAGCTTATTGTATGGCACACGCAGCAAACTCCAACACAGAAATCACATGCCAGTTCCCCAAGTTCACCCAGGTGACCAGACCCACTTACCTCAAGAGCTTTAGAAAAATACTCCGAGCTCCCGGAAGACTTTATGAACTTCACAAAAAACGGGTCCTTACTATTTCTCATCCTTCAACTAAGAAGCAAAACCCAGTGAGCGCCCTGACATTCCCGCCGCAGCCCAGAAGCCCTCTcgcccctgtgtccctgtccccgccgGGCCACGGGCCCAGCACACGCCGTCCGGCTTCGGCGGCACCGACTTCAAACGGGCACGGAGGGGCGGGGACTGGCCGAGAAGCCCCTTCTCCAACGGAAGGCCCCTTCCCCACCGGGAGGCCCGTTCCCCACGGGGCCCCAGGCCCGCACGGAAGGGTTCCTGCTGGGCACCGGTGCCCGGCGCTCCCGGCCCCGACAGACCCAGCCCGGCCGCAGCCGCGCCGGCCCAGCCCCTCACCCGCGCGGGAAAGCGGCGCTGCCGGCACTGCGCAGGCGCAGGCGGGGCTGACACGGGGAGGCGTGGCCAGGATGGGGACTGAGGGGGCGGGGCCTCGGCGGATGtgggcggggcgggagcgggggaTCCGCGTGGCTGCGCGCCCGCGCTCCGCCCGCAGGGGGCGCTGGGAGCGCGCGTGGGGGAGCGCGCGGGGCGAGCGCCTCGCTGAGGGCGCGCGGGAGCGCTGGGAGGGACGGGAGGGGAACTTAGGGAATCACGGAGGGATAACGTGGTGGGAGGTACCTGAAGGAGCATTTAGCCCCAGCCTCCCCTGCATGGGCAGGGGCACGTCCCACTGAATACCCTATACCCTCTCCTGGCACTgagcgctgccagggatgggacatccacaaccATCTTGGGCAACCTGCTCCTCACCActgtcacaggaaaaaaattcttcctaatatctgacatgaatttcccctctttcaatttGTGCCCTATATATACTActctttgtcctgtcactgcagttcCTAGCATGAGtccctctctggcttccctGCAGGCCCCCTTCAGATACTTTGTATTGGGTTTGCAAGGCCTGGTTAAAAACCAGGGTAGCTCGGGTGGCTTCTTTGAGCAGCCTCTAGAAGCTTCCttcatgtccagcagagccaaccCCTGGCGAATCCATAGGTGGATTGGGCCAATTAGAAATGGCAATAACGTCTCTGTGGtaatatatttaagaagaaagaaaacaaaaaagtagtTGTGAAATGGTAattgtggccagagaagagTGGACTTGAGTTGAGTTTTTCATCAACCatcacccccaagtccttctccacagggctgctctcaatcacTTCTACAGCCAACCTGGGGCTGAGTCTGGCATCGCCCTGACCCAGATGTAGGACCCCTTGCACTTCACTTTCATTCTTGTAGGTTGTAGCTTCCAAGCTGTGGGCAAGAACATCAAATGCTCTCCTTCCAGAGCAGGGTCTGGAATCCTGAACCACATTCTTGGCATCTGCCTGCATCGTGACAGGGTGACCCTGCCTACGCACCCAATGGATCTTCATTCCACTCTTAGTGACCACAGTGGCTTGCTGCTGTTTGCATAATACTGATAATGCCTGTAGTGGGGGGAGTCATTCCATTAGGAGATTTTCTTAGGAAAAGAGATCACAGcatcaattaggttggaaaagactctaagatcatcgagtccattCCATGACCCAACACCACCCTGTCAACCAGACCCTGGCATCCCACCGAGAGCCACATCCAGTCTCtccttgaacacctccaaggACAGTGACATCACCCATTGCAAAGCCCATTCCAATACCTAATCACCCTTTGTGTGAAGAAATTcatcctggcaaatgttttgAACGAGAAAAGCACTAAAAGCCTTCCTGGAGTAGTGTATGTTTGTTGGCATCAAACTTTACAGTGAGACCACATGGTGGCACTGTAATCTTAAGAACTGAAGGGAAGTGTGTGCACAAGTCCACTGTAATTGATAGATTTTAGCTAGATGACCTAATTACTTAGTCACTAAATACATTGGAATTCTTTTAtatgcttatttattttaaaaaccactAATATAAATCATCTAGTATGAATCGTCTGATGTGGTATGGGTCAGTATGAATTGTCTGAGATACTGCTTTTCCCATTGGTAAATGTAAACAAAATCAAATGTAATGACAACCAAAATAGCATATTTATTATTAGATTATTAGTGACAAGCAGTTAAGAGCACTGGATTTATCTTGACGGTCCTGTGTTATTTGATTATGCTGGTTCTTAGTCCACTTGTAAAACACCAATTTTGTCCTGCCTGTTCTTTCAGTGTTATGAAgaggaatttattttcctttttcattcttctggcCTGTTGTAAAAAATAAGGGGATGGAGGTGGGAAACGATCAAGAAATCTAACAAAAAAGTTAACCAACTTTAATGGATGGTATAATACAAAGTAATATTACAGTTATTGGCAGAGTCCTTAACTGAATGTACCAGCAGTGCAACCAAATACTGTGTTTTCAATTTTCTCCTTGAATGTGGATCACAGTTCATTGCAGTCACTGAAATATGACTTGTTTTCATGTGCTGAACTGTGATCCCTTTCCAGTGAAGTGATGGAAACTCTTAATAAGCTGCCGAACCACTGGACCACCAACCTTAGTTCCACCTCTTTCCTCCGGAAGCTGCTCATTGCTTAGAAAGATCCATGATTAGAGGTCCATGCTGTAGAAGTATCAGGGCAGTTTTGACATGTCTCTCAGAAAGCTTATCAGTGTGCCCATGCACGTTTGGTTGTTGTGCTTTGCTCCTGAAGGGCTGACAAAGAGGCATTACTGTGTCTGGCATCAAAGCCCTCCAGAGAAAGTAGTTTCCAAAAGGCAAGGTGTTTTCAAGACCAAGCAAAAGTTCTTGTCAAgagcagaataaaatataaaattgttttcataAGTGTATtctataagtaaaaaaaaaaccaaaacagcctGACTAGAAGGTGTGTATTTGTCATTATGCTGATATATTTACccattttaaaagcatgtaCAAAGTCCAGAAAGTAATTGATGCACAAGGCCTGAAAGAAGAGTATGCAGCTGAAAATGAGGAGTGGTATAATTCTGTTACACTTTCCATGTGGATGGAGTTCCAAAGTGGTGCTTAATATGACAAATAACACAAAACAAGTGGTTTGATAAGTAAAGATTTCCCTATTTCACTTCCTGCTTTCACAAGCACTTTCCACTGTAAAATTTCTTTGAGACTTTTGAAACATTTGCttccttgaaaatattatttaaaaggcTATCTAGAGAAGTTAGGAAACAGAAATTGCCCTTCTGGATAggaagataaaacaaaatattcactTTTAATTTGCTGTCTCCAAAGGTGTTCAATACCATATGTCTTAGGGGAAATATAATAACTGTTAGAAGGAGAAATTGGTCCAAATTAATTAATACTGTGATTATGGTATGTTCTTAAGCACCTGAGTAGCccaatatttatttcatgttttctgtgttCCCATGCTTTACAGGTTCTGAGCTTTATGGAGAATCAGTCATATTTAACCACCAGTCTTACTAATTATGGAAGATTTTACTCTCTGTAAAACTCCcaaatggcaaaaaaaccccattgtCACAGCCCCCCAAAATTATACCAGTTtctaaaacaaaagagaaatggtCTATGCCCTCGACTCTGTAGaacaaggaatatttttacTTATTCAGATGTTTTGTTAGCTTAAATGTTTATAACATACACTTGTCTCTAAAAACATCCGTGTCAAGCcagttcagaaataattttcacatCTGTTCCACCACTGTTGTGGTTGGATAGCCATTATGCCtgcattcattattttttaagtttttctctTATGTAGGCtacaaaaaaagcaagcaaaatcaCTGCACTAAAAAACTAAAACACTCTTGACTCACTCTTCACATTTGATCCAACCTGGTTAAAGCTCCAtgtgaaatgctttatttttaaaatactgttacCACACTGATTTTCTGATCAGCTATAGGACATTAGTTTTTTAATGATAGCCCAATTATATTATCTTTTTAGTATGAGAAACATATAAAAGAGCAGGTGAGTAAAAGAGACCCTTCAGAAGTATCAAACGCGAAAGTCACTAGGTATTAGCCCCTAGCAGTTAGAACTATTATGAGAAAGATCTAAGTGGTTAGGACTCAGCCATACACAAAGGAAAATATACCATGAAATATCAGAATCCATTCTAAGTGtataaaattttccatttcatgcTGTATGATGGACCTTAGTAACTTAGCATTATTTATAGAGATACACAACCAGACTAGTAAAAAATATGTCTGAGACTGAGTTTAAATGAGTGAGGTATCTTGTGTAATGTACAAAGTCAAGAGATGTTTCTAAAGAACCAGTGTAACTTTAAAACCTCTAGTTCACTTCAAAAATCTGTTAGCCTGCTAGTTCAGGTCCCCAGTCAGGTAATTTGCTACCTccttttcatgtatttaaaaatacccaAGTCTGTGAGCAAATGCAAACTTTGGTCAATAtgtattctgtgatttttttttttccagctgccttAGAGACAATATCCAGGAGAGATTCAGCAGGCTTTCATCAAAGAGTTGATCTCAGAAGAgtaaattccattttttcacTAGACACAGCTTATAATGCAGCAGAAACTTCTTGTTCTCCAGTAGATTGTGTGTAGGTGGAACTCGCTCGTTCAGCTGTGTCAGCATAGAAAACAGGGCAGTATTTAGACAAGCGGACTGCAATATGCTTTCGGAAAAAGCTGCGAAGATATTTCCTAAATTTTTCTCCAGCGAAAGCATAAATTACAGGGTTGATACAACAATGGATCATTGAGATTGTTTCTGTCACTTGGATTGCTTTGTGCAGTTGACCATTTCCTTCACAAGTAGAGATGGAAAATGCACCTTGAAAATCACGCAAGAGAATGCAAATGTTGTATGGtgcccagaaaaaaaagtagataatCATGATAATGAAAATAAGCCTGACTGCTTTATGTTTCTTCTCATTCCTACATTGCAGTAACGTCTTTATAATTTGTGTGTAGCTGCAGATCATGATTAACATTGGAATAAGAAGTCCCAGGATGTTCATTTTTAAGGTGAGGAATTGCTTCCATGTATTTCTCTGCTCTGATGGATAATGAGCACTGCAAGTATAGCCTGAACTTTCCTTCTGAGTTTTGTGAAATACTACCCCAGGGACAGAAATAAGAACAGCAACAGCCCACGTGACGACGCTGGTGAGGACACCGTAGGTAACTGTCCTGGCTTTCAAAGCAAACACCGCATGCACTATGGCCAGGTACCTGTCCAGGGTCAGCAGGATTATGAAAAAGATGCCACTGTAGAAGCCAAGGAGGTAGACACCTGACAGAATTCGACAGAGCGCCTCCCCAAAAACCCAGTCATGGACTGCATAATAAGCccaaaaagggagagaaaatacgAACAGCAGATCAGAAATTGCCAAGTTGAGCAGGTAGATGTCAGTCATGCTCTTCAGCCTCTTGTATTTTACCAGGATAAGGACAACAAGCATGTTGCCTGTCAGGCCAAATATCACCACCAGAGAATAAAGAGGTGGCAAAAATTTTGCTGCAAAGTGCTTTTCCTCAGTTGCAGGGCAAGGTGTGGAATCACTGTAGTCAAATTCTGTTGTCAGTGGCCAGTCAGTGTAGTCTGTGGTTTCATTTCCCATGATGTATTGgtctggaaaggagaaaaaaaaaaagaccattaAACAAGAGGAATCTCCAAGCTTAGCAGTAAAGGGAATGAAACGTGCTGATATTCTCAGCTGAAATGAGTTTTGCTGATGAGCACGAAGAGAATGAAATTGCAGACCTCCCAGGAAACTCATCCATACAGCTGTGCAATCACACTTCTTCATGTTGGAAGTGTGCTGTGTGTCATTTCCCACGTGTACATTGTCATGTACATTCTTCCTCCTCAGCAGAGATCATCAGCTGCCTGCCTAAACCAGAAACAAAGGAATGGTGGATTGAGTCTGAGCCATGGCTATTCTTGATTTAGGCACTCTGTGAGGGACTGGCCTTCCCTTGCTAGGAGTCAGGACCTGGGAGGTGagtgtgcagcagagctgtgaaagCCATCGGGCAAGTTTTGCTACACACTGGGAGCAGAGAAAGGCTGTGACTGTCATGTTAGCCCCTCCAGTCTTCAAAGGCTCCCCTTTTCCCAAGTCCCTGGTAGGGCTGTGAGCCAGATGCAGAAGCATAAATTTATTTAACTTGATCTTTGAAAGCTCAGGACAACTGTCTTCTCACAGACCCCCAGAGAACACAGACAAATTCCTGTATGTCCCATGACAAACTGGGAAGAGGATTTCATGAAGTGTCAGAGGGACCAAAAGTGCTCCCTGGTCACTTAGGGAGGAAATGCAATCGATGCCTTTGGTAGCCATTCAGAGAGAGGTACTTGCTGTCTGCTTAAAGGGCTGCTCTGTCTTCCTGTGCCATCATGACTGCTTTTATCAGACACTTCATGACAGACAGGTGGCTGCCCATGGCATGGTGTTAGTTTTGAAATCAGCCTGTTCCTGGAAATGTCATGCCTGCTTGGACAAAGGCAACAGAGCACTCCCCATGCAGAAGAGTTCAGGCAGTGCATCTGGCCCAGGTTGCTGTGTGATACCTGAATGCTCATGTCATGCACCAGTGTTCTCTCCTTTCCTGAATGCACTTTTTTCAGTGGTGTGCTCTGCCCTGTGTGGTTGCAGGCATCTTTTGCAGAGACCACAGTCTCAAAACCACCACTATTTCATTCTGTCTGTACTTGAGCTGAACAAGTCTAAATGTCACTGAAGAAACTCAGCCCATGGCTGGAGTGACTGAGAGACAGGCCCCTGCATTGCTTTTTGGTACAAGCTCATAGTGGTCCACTCTGACTTAGAGCTTGTGAAATCCCCAAAGCATCTCTTTGTGCCTGCAAATAAAACCTCTCAGGAGAAAGGACTATTTTCTGCTGTCAAAACAGATTGCTCAAAATGCCAGTGTCCTTAATCTGTGTCACAGTCATCGACTTAGCTAAATCTAAGCTGAGGTCTTGGGGAAGGGGCTATTTGCTAGTTCTGTGACCTTACAAATGAGgttctgctgccagctcctgatGGAGATTCTTATGCTGAGCAGTGCAGATATGCATCTGCTCCAAAAGAGGAAGTTTTGTTGGAGCAAAATCTGCACCTTGtacaaaaagaaatgctgtttttgcagaacttttttttgttctttcctctAGATTTTGAGTCTGGCtaccagctctgctcctgagaATAATAACAACCTCTATGTTCAGACATTACTTTGGTATGTTGATTACAGCgtaaagttttctttttggagAATGAGGAGTAAGAGAATATTAGCAAATTGTAGTTGTTTGGGTCTTAGCTTTGCCCAGATACAATTTCTTGATGACAAATAAGTGCTGTCAACCTCTTCAAACACTGTCTTTCAGGAAACTGGCAATCTCTGTGAAACAGTCTTTTTTCCATAGTCATACTAACTATGTAATTATTACAATGCAGCAGTTATGGTTTCGTTGGCAAAGGAAGTGTCTGTGGCTCTGTCTGTTGTCAGTAAATAACTTGATTTTAAAGTAGCTAAGGGTATATATTTCTTAAGTACTTTCAgcaagactttttaaaaaagtgagtTTGGCCtaaaacattaaattatttacttcAAAACATGGTGAGACTTGGGCATTACCCAAGTAAATATTTAAGATTTCCTTCAGCTAGACTTGCTAGATCCATGTTGCATGCCCTGACAGTACATCCCTGCACATAGCTGAGTATCCTTATTTACAATGTGTCAGTCAGCCATGCTGTATACTGGGACTATGGGATGAGTGCCAGACCCAGCACTCCCTGTTTTGCTCATTTTGCACCTGTAGGATAGTCATGAATAAATATGGGTATGAAAAACAACTAAGTCGTAAAGCCAGAGTGGGATTTTATGAGTAGGtaattgaaaatattcataGCAAAATGATGCCTTGATATTACTGTGATAATTCTTTTTGTGGCAGACCTTTCTTCCCGTTAACTGCTATCTCAatgctttctctctttttcctctacCTTCCTGGAATGACTACCACATCGTCCCTGCATCTTGTCTTCTTCCTTACAACCCTTTTTGCATGCTTAAGTTATGGCTTCCCCTTTGAGCAGTTGCTTCTGCTAACCAAGACCCATTCCTCTAACCCAGCCTTTGCTACTAATttggaaaccagaaaaaaagaactaaaagcAGGTTTGTGCTTTATCCTATAATCTTGATGTTTTAGGAGACACTGTTGGCTACTGGCTGGAATATTTCACTGGGTAATCAGTTCACCTACCTGGTGTAGATTGTTCACCTAAGTAGAAGGATCTGACTGGGCTTATGTTTcctgataattaaaaaaacccctgaaagGTAGTCAACAAAGATCTCTgaagaaacaatatttttttaaaaagttctgtATAATTTTGAGTACAGTTTAGATAAATGCAATATTTCCAGAAACCTGCAATCTGCTATACAAATTCTGTTGCTCTCTTTGAAACTAGCAgtcatgcattttttaaaagaaaggctCATCATAGAAAAGATGAGTAAACTTGTGTCCCTATTTCATATTGAGTTTCAGGTCACACCTTTCAGTGTTTTAAGAGGCAAAGGTTTTATTAAAGTGAGTTTCAGTTCATTTGCATAGTCccaaaaaatagtaataattatAAAGCTGTGGCAAATGGAGGTAAAGTGCTAAGTTATGCTGCATGTAAACAGGATCAAATGAGGCAGTGTCTAAAATACAGCAC belongs to Vidua macroura isolate BioBank_ID:100142 chromosome 1, ASM2450914v1, whole genome shotgun sequence and includes:
- the LOC128818702 gene encoding C-C chemokine receptor type 5-like; this encodes MGNETTDYTDWPLTTEFDYSDSTPCPATEEKHFAAKFLPPLYSLVVIFGLTGNMLVVLILVKYKRLKSMTDIYLLNLAISDLLFVFSLPFWAYYAVHDWVFGEALCRILSGVYLLGFYSGIFFIILLTLDRYLAIVHAVFALKARTVTYGVLTSVVTWAVAVLISVPGVVFHKTQKESSGYTCSAHYPSEQRNTWKQFLTLKMNILGLLIPMLIMICSYTQIIKTLLQCRNEKKHKAVRLIFIIMIIYFFFWAPYNICILLRDFQGAFSISTCEGNGQLHKAIQVTETISMIHCCINPVIYAFAGEKFRKYLRSFFRKHIAVRLSKYCPVFYADTAERASSTYTQSTGEQEVSAAL